The following are from one region of the Arachis duranensis cultivar V14167 chromosome 10, aradu.V14167.gnm2.J7QH, whole genome shotgun sequence genome:
- the LOC127742975 gene encoding uncharacterized protein LOC127742975, with product MKTLHLRSPYLDMLSYQARTSNGPDNDELEEIVNDMCVIRSDWERYSDKRPRFIRRRDLILEVKGWFELVRRSILPASNNYEVNIARATMVHCLMKGGDINVHKIIAEGIQDAVEKNDPSAQLWYPSTILRLCMKAKVIFEDSNPKWVNPGRLVLQRITFLAPTQQQRRPQIRKRTSQEEHHQEEPHQEEYQQEEYYDPSNINLNHIQGAIEDLARSYMEGQEQQLPVQSQRMDRQEELLSNWMNQQREWQKQQMEQQQEHYSQLTEAIDKPLFYGLRPKLFQFLQLEDPFFTSSSAVEV from the exons ATGAAGACTCTTCATCTGAGATCACCATATTTGGATATGCTTAGTTATCAAGCAAGAACAAGTAATGGCCCCGACAATGATGAACTTGAAGAAATTGTGAACGATATGTGTGTTATAAGATCAGATTGGGAAAGGTATTCGGATAAGAGGCCGCGGTTCATTAGGAGAAGAGACCTCATCCTGGAAGTCAagggatggtttgagctcgTGAGGAGATCTATCCTCCCAGCCTCAAACAATTATGAGGTCAACATTGCTCGAGCTACTATGGTACATTGCTTAATGAAGGGTGGAGACATCAATGTGCATAAAATTATAGCTGAGGGAATACAAGATGCAGTCGAGAAAAATGATCCGAGTGCTCAACTTTGGTACCCCAGTACCATCCTTAGACTATGTATGAAAGCCAAGGTAATCTTCGAAGATAGCAATCCAAAATGGGTAAACCCTGGGAGGTTAGTGCTCCAGCGTATAACCTTTCTGGCACCCActcaacaacaaagaaggcCTCAGATAAGGAAAAGAACATCACAAGAAGAAcatcaccaagaagaacctCATCAAGAAGAATACCAGCAAGAAGAGTACTATGATCCATCTAACATAAACCTGAATCACATTCAAGGAGCCATTGAGGATCTAGCAAGGAGCTATATGGAGGGACAAGAACAACAACTGCCCGTTCAATCCCAAAGGATGGATCGTCAAGAAGAACTACTCTCTAATTGGATGAATCAACAAAGGGAGTGGCAGAAACAACAAATGGAGCAGCAACAGGAACATTACTCCCAGCTCACCGAAgccattgataaaccactattttatg gcttgagacCTAAACTCTTCCAGTTCTTGCAGCTGGAAGACCCTTTTTTCACCAGCAGCAGTGCTGTCGAGGTTTAG